One window from the genome of Metabacillus flavus encodes:
- a CDS encoding transposase produces MKKYSAEYKKKVIKFYHDHADLGYLSVAREFGIPSDETVRRWIKKDQMKEEPKPEKQQGQTTRRCLPSGWPKPRTLMEEKAFSDAENAYLKKLLALRKEGR; encoded by the coding sequence ATGAAAAAATACTCAGCGGAATATAAAAAGAAAGTGATCAAGTTTTATCATGATCATGCAGATTTGGGTTATTTAAGTGTGGCAAGGGAATTTGGTATCCCTTCTGACGAAACGGTGAGACGTTGGATTAAAAAGGATCAGATGAAAGAAGAGCCCAAACCGGAAAAGCAACAGGGTCAAACGACGAGAAGATGTCTTCCCTCTGGATGGCCTAAACCAAGAACACTAATGGAAGAGAAAGCTTTTTCAGATGCGGAGAATGCTTACTTAAAAAAGTTATTAGCCTTGAGAAAGGAGGGCAGATAA
- a CDS encoding IS3 family transposase: MVENYSIYKLCLIACVSRYGYYKWKKRLSRPLTEEEKRNQELAFLLRDQYFEEKGRQGYRQLTAHLRNHHDLFVNHKRVRRLLNKMGLHGRQRKKSSGTTIKRAILPQTS, encoded by the coding sequence TTGGTAGAGAACTATAGTATTTACAAACTTTGTCTCATAGCTTGTGTTTCCCGATATGGCTATTATAAGTGGAAAAAGAGGCTCTCACGGCCTCTAACCGAGGAGGAGAAGAGAAATCAGGAACTTGCCTTTCTTCTAAGGGATCAGTACTTTGAGGAAAAAGGACGGCAAGGATACCGCCAATTGACGGCTCATTTGAGGAATCATCACGATTTATTCGTCAATCACAAACGCGTAAGAAGGTTATTGAATAAGATGGGGCTGCATGGGCGTCAGCGGAAAAAAAGTTCAGGAACTACGATCAAGAGAGCCATTTTGCCCCAAACCTCTTGA
- a CDS encoding sugar-binding protein has protein sequence MAYLKRFLYLIAILIFAATAAMTIYFGKETFHVTEIAAGKTDSKHTYHFVLIPEELDNEYWSLVQEGAQDAAEEHGVSLEFLGPKQANIDEHLKTIDMAIAGQVDGLLTQGIVDQEFTPLLNKAVEKGIPVVTIDTDAPNSERSVYIGTDNYYAGFLAGKALMADTKGPQTVGVITGSFEASHQKLRVQGFLDAIKSESRIKVAAQKESNITKAGAVKAAYEFFQEYPELNALYGTSALDGIGIAQVAEYLKKDKRTYVIGFDTLPETLKYIEKGTIQATVVQYPYQMGYKGVETLLQIKKGLKPNPVQHTETAIIREYDLPLTPAKPEGARQ, from the coding sequence ATGGCGTACCTCAAACGATTTCTCTATCTTATTGCTATTCTCATTTTTGCTGCGACGGCTGCCATGACCATTTATTTTGGAAAGGAAACCTTTCATGTGACGGAAATTGCGGCAGGGAAGACGGATTCAAAGCATACGTATCATTTTGTCCTCATTCCTGAGGAGCTGGATAACGAGTATTGGAGTCTGGTTCAGGAAGGAGCACAGGATGCAGCGGAGGAGCATGGGGTATCCCTTGAATTCCTTGGCCCGAAGCAGGCGAATATAGATGAGCATTTGAAAACGATCGATATGGCGATTGCGGGACAGGTCGATGGGCTGCTGACACAGGGGATTGTGGATCAGGAGTTTACGCCGCTTTTAAATAAAGCAGTAGAGAAGGGTATTCCGGTTGTGACAATAGATACGGATGCCCCGAACAGTGAACGGTCTGTATATATCGGAACGGACAATTATTATGCCGGCTTTCTTGCGGGAAAGGCGCTGATGGCTGATACGAAGGGGCCTCAGACGGTTGGGGTTATTACAGGGAGTTTCGAGGCGTCCCATCAGAAGCTCCGGGTGCAGGGGTTTTTAGATGCGATTAAATCGGAGTCCCGAATCAAGGTCGCAGCGCAAAAAGAATCCAATATTACGAAAGCAGGTGCGGTTAAGGCAGCATACGAATTTTTCCAGGAATACCCGGAACTAAATGCGCTGTACGGAACGAGTGCTCTAGACGGGATCGGCATTGCGCAGGTAGCGGAGTATTTAAAAAAGGACAAGCGGACGTATGTAATCGGCTTCGATACTCTTCCGGAGACGCTAAAATACATCGAAAAGGGTACCATTCAGGCGACGGTCGTTCAGTATCCGTATCAAATGGGCTATAAAGGGGTCGAAACGCTGCTGCAAATCAAAAAAGGGCTCAAGCCGAACCCGGTTCAGCATACGGAAACGGCGATTATTCGGGAATATGACCTGCCGCTCACTCCCGCCAAGCCTGAGGGGGCCAGGCAATGA
- a CDS encoding sensor histidine kinase — protein MKSIRSKLLIYFSVFVALFNIVTFSIYFSSNRMVSEYDQSFRGFLLFNEVSQQASSIYEKINGFAVEKDGKFVQEYDQLKKTFRKNYDRLELEKPAGVGDPELLKYRNMMKSLLAESDATIEEVKTSQIEDYLRHLKEVQNISSYLQESTLTLLNMELSEYRAFYQDMEKRNQAFQWFTISLFTSTLLLALLLALFFSRGVTRPIRQLSDAAKEIASGRFEGPSIAVKSRDEISVLGESFNHMKDNLKRLIEEMEEKSELDQLLKELELKHLQNQINPHFLFNTLNTIARMAYLEEAPVTSRLIESVSQLLRYSLGNLNKTVTLSEEVSVVQEYFYIQKTRFADRIAFKTEIDETCLEKEIPSLTLQPLVENAFIHGVENNESGGEITLRIFSQKGTPVIEIADNGEGMTEDQVQKIFDQQEHAHEISSGHSTGIGLRNVIRRLELFYKRKDVLQIQSKKGEGTTIRIILSE, from the coding sequence ATGAAGTCCATCCGCAGCAAGCTCCTTATCTATTTTTCTGTCTTTGTGGCGTTATTCAATATCGTAACCTTTTCTATTTATTTCAGCAGCAATCGGATGGTTTCTGAATATGATCAAAGCTTTCGGGGGTTCCTGCTGTTTAATGAAGTCTCCCAGCAGGCAAGCTCCATTTATGAAAAAATTAATGGCTTTGCTGTCGAAAAGGATGGGAAGTTTGTACAGGAGTATGATCAGCTTAAAAAAACCTTCCGTAAAAATTACGATCGGCTGGAGCTTGAGAAGCCGGCAGGAGTAGGAGACCCTGAGCTTCTGAAATACCGAAACATGATGAAAAGCCTGCTGGCAGAAAGCGATGCAACCATTGAGGAAGTAAAAACGAGCCAAATTGAGGATTACCTGCGGCACTTAAAGGAAGTTCAGAATATCTCCTCTTATTTGCAGGAATCCACCCTCACCCTTCTGAACATGGAGCTTTCTGAGTACCGCGCGTTTTATCAGGATATGGAAAAGCGCAACCAGGCGTTTCAATGGTTCACAATCAGCCTGTTCACATCCACCCTGCTGCTTGCCCTGCTGTTGGCTCTTTTTTTCTCAAGAGGCGTCACCCGTCCCATCCGGCAGCTGTCCGATGCGGCCAAAGAGATTGCTTCCGGGCGCTTTGAAGGTCCGTCCATTGCCGTCAAATCAAGGGATGAAATCAGCGTTCTTGGAGAATCGTTTAACCACATGAAGGACAATTTAAAGCGTCTTATTGAGGAAATGGAGGAAAAATCGGAGCTCGATCAGCTGCTGAAGGAACTTGAGCTCAAGCATCTGCAAAACCAGATCAACCCTCATTTTCTATTTAATACACTGAACACCATTGCCCGGATGGCCTATCTAGAAGAGGCACCGGTCACAAGCAGGCTGATCGAATCCGTGTCCCAGCTGCTTCGCTACAGTTTAGGAAATCTCAATAAAACAGTCACGCTTTCTGAGGAAGTAAGCGTGGTTCAGGAGTATTTTTACATTCAAAAAACAAGATTTGCCGACCGGATTGCATTTAAAACCGAAATCGATGAAACCTGCCTGGAAAAGGAGATTCCGAGTCTTACGCTCCAGCCGCTGGTGGAGAACGCCTTCATCCATGGAGTGGAGAACAACGAGTCCGGCGGGGAAATTACGTTAAGGATTTTCTCGCAAAAAGGAACGCCGGTTATTGAAATTGCCGATAACGGAGAGGGGATGACAGAGGACCAGGTGCAGAAAATTTTTGATCAGCAGGAGCATGCGCATGAAATAAGCAGCGGCCACTCAACGGGCATTGGCCTCCGCAATGTGATCCGCCGCCTTGAACTTTTTTATAAGCGAAAGGATGTCCTGCAAATCCAATCAAAAAAAGGCGAGGGAACGACAATCCGGATTATCCTGAGTGAATGA